One Catenulispora sp. MAP5-51 DNA window includes the following coding sequences:
- the ybaK gene encoding Cys-tRNA(Pro) deacylase, with translation MAAKNRQATGTPATALLSKEGVEFTIHTYDHDPAAASYGREAADVMGVEPERVFKTLVADVDGELTVAVVPVSGSLDLKALATAVGGKKAAMADPAAVTRTTGYVLGGVSPLGQRKQLPTVVDETALMFDTMFCSAGKRGMEIELSPEELVRLTGAVVAEIGREG, from the coding sequence ATGGCAGCGAAGAACCGTCAGGCGACCGGCACGCCGGCCACCGCCCTGCTCAGCAAGGAAGGCGTGGAGTTCACGATCCACACCTACGACCACGACCCGGCCGCGGCCTCATACGGCCGCGAGGCGGCGGACGTGATGGGCGTCGAGCCCGAGCGCGTCTTCAAAACCCTGGTCGCGGACGTGGACGGCGAGCTGACCGTGGCCGTGGTCCCGGTCTCGGGCTCCCTGGACCTCAAGGCGCTGGCCACCGCGGTCGGCGGCAAGAAGGCCGCGATGGCCGACCCGGCCGCCGTGACCCGCACCACCGGCTACGTCCTGGGCGGCGTCTCGCCCCTGGGCCAGCGCAAGCAGCTGCCGACCGTGGTCGACGAGACCGCACTGATGTTCGACACCATGTTCTGCTCGGCCGGCAAGCGCGGGATGGAGATCGAGCTCTCGCCCGAGGAGCTGGTGCGGCTGACCGGCGCGGTGGTGGCGGAGATCGGGCGGGAGGGGTAG
- a CDS encoding LON peptidase substrate-binding domain-containing protein — translation MTTELPLFPLGSVLFPGVVLPLHIFEHRYRQLVRDLSGLPEGAPRRFGVLAVKDGHEVGRGQVTALYDVGCTAEIDSIVEYEDGRFDITTTGVHRFRLEAYDDEGPYARGEVELLDEVAGPEAEVLAPGLTALFRKYQGALSELRGVQVGAIPELPEDPTVLSYLIGAATVLDTYEKQQLLTTESTVDRLRAEAKILRRETGILKNLPSLPAVDLLRRRSR, via the coding sequence GTGACGACAGAGCTGCCGCTGTTCCCCCTCGGAAGCGTGCTCTTCCCGGGCGTCGTACTCCCCCTGCACATTTTCGAGCACCGCTACCGGCAGCTGGTGCGCGACCTGTCCGGGCTGCCCGAGGGCGCCCCGCGGCGGTTCGGCGTGCTGGCCGTCAAGGACGGCCACGAGGTGGGGCGCGGCCAGGTCACGGCGCTGTACGACGTGGGCTGCACCGCCGAGATCGACTCGATCGTGGAGTACGAGGACGGCCGCTTCGACATCACCACCACCGGCGTCCACCGCTTCCGCCTGGAGGCCTACGACGACGAGGGCCCCTACGCCCGCGGCGAGGTGGAGCTGCTCGACGAGGTCGCCGGCCCCGAGGCCGAGGTGCTGGCGCCCGGGCTGACCGCGCTGTTCCGCAAGTACCAGGGCGCGCTGTCGGAGCTGCGCGGCGTGCAGGTCGGCGCGATACCGGAACTGCCGGAGGACCCGACGGTGCTGTCGTACCTGATCGGTGCCGCTACGGTGCTGGACACCTATGAGAAGCAGCAGCTGCTGACCACGGAGAGCACCGTGGACCGGCTGCGCGCCGAGGCGAAGATCCTGCGCCGGGAGACCGGGATCCTGAAGAACCTGCCGTCGCTGCCGGCGGTCGACCTGCTGCGGCGGCGGAGCCGGTAA
- the hisD gene encoding histidinol dehydrogenase has protein sequence MITRIDLRGRALDTAQADPRALVPRAELDVEAALAVVRPIVEDVHHRGEAALIEYAQKFDGVELAQVKVPTAALTEALEKLDPQVRAALEESIRRARTVHRDQRREARTTQVVPGGSVTERWVPVDRVGLYVPGGRAVYPSSVVMNVVPAQEAGVGSLAVASPPQKEFGGLPHPTILAACALLGVDEVYAAGGSQAVAMFAYGYGDAEGNLVCRRADLVTGPGNIYVAAAKRLLKGVIGIDAEAGPTEIMVVADATADAGIVAADLISQAEHDPLAAAVLVTDSEELAEAVEKELEVRVAATKHFERIREALAGRQSAIVLVDDIEAALIVANGYAAEHLEIQTRNAAEDAAKVRNAGAVFVGSFAPVSLGDYLAGSNHVLPTGGCACHSSGLSVQSFLRGIHVVDYTREALAEASGLVVALANAEDLPAHGEAVTARFEERG, from the coding sequence GTGATCACTCGAATCGACCTGCGCGGTCGCGCTCTGGACACGGCCCAAGCCGATCCTCGCGCCCTGGTCCCCAGGGCCGAGCTGGACGTGGAGGCGGCCCTGGCCGTCGTCCGCCCGATCGTCGAGGACGTGCACCATCGCGGCGAGGCGGCGCTGATCGAGTACGCACAGAAGTTCGACGGGGTCGAGCTGGCCCAGGTCAAGGTCCCGACCGCTGCGCTCACCGAGGCGCTGGAGAAGCTTGATCCGCAGGTCAGGGCCGCGCTGGAGGAGTCGATCCGCCGGGCCCGCACGGTGCACCGGGACCAGCGCCGCGAGGCCAGGACCACGCAGGTCGTGCCCGGTGGCAGCGTCACCGAGCGCTGGGTGCCGGTGGACCGGGTCGGGCTCTACGTGCCCGGCGGCCGGGCCGTGTATCCGTCCTCCGTTGTGATGAATGTGGTGCCCGCGCAGGAGGCCGGGGTCGGCTCGCTGGCCGTGGCCTCGCCGCCGCAGAAGGAGTTCGGCGGCCTGCCGCACCCGACGATCCTGGCCGCGTGCGCGCTGCTCGGCGTGGACGAGGTCTACGCCGCCGGCGGCTCGCAGGCCGTCGCGATGTTCGCCTACGGCTACGGCGATGCGGAGGGAAACCTCGTCTGCCGCCGCGCCGACCTGGTCACCGGCCCCGGCAACATCTACGTCGCCGCCGCCAAGCGCCTGCTCAAGGGGGTCATCGGCATCGACGCCGAGGCCGGCCCGACCGAGATCATGGTGGTCGCCGACGCCACCGCCGACGCCGGCATCGTCGCCGCCGACCTGATCAGCCAGGCCGAGCACGACCCGCTGGCCGCCGCGGTGCTGGTCACCGACTCCGAGGAGCTGGCCGAGGCGGTCGAGAAGGAGCTGGAGGTCCGGGTCGCCGCGACCAAGCACTTCGAGCGCATCCGCGAGGCCCTGGCCGGCCGCCAGTCGGCGATCGTGCTGGTCGACGACATCGAGGCGGCGCTGATCGTGGCCAACGGCTACGCCGCCGAGCACCTGGAGATCCAGACCCGGAACGCCGCCGAGGACGCGGCCAAGGTGCGCAACGCCGGCGCGGTGTTCGTCGGCTCCTTCGCCCCGGTGAGCCTGGGAGACTACCTGGCCGGCTCCAACCACGTGCTGCCCACCGGCGGCTGCGCCTGCCACAGCTCGGGGCTGTCGGTGCAGAGCTTCCTGCGCGGGATCCACGTCGTGGACTACACCCGCGAGGCGCTGGCCGAGGCCTCCGGCCTGGTCGTGGCGCTGGCGAACGCCGAGGACCTGCCGGCCCACGGCGAGGCCGTGACCGCCCGCTTCGAAGAGCGGGGCTGA
- a CDS encoding histidinol-phosphate transaminase, translating into MDYRDLPIRDDLRELTPYGAPQIDVPYPLNTNENPYGPPPELVADLAKAVTDAATTLNRYPDRDATDLRKDLADYLGHGLTAQNLWAANGSNEVLQQILQVFGGPGRSAIGFEPSYSMHRLIALATATEWISGLREGDYTLDAAKAVGAIEEHRPNIVFLTSPNNPTGTAMELDVIRAVLKAADGVGAMVVVDEAYFEFARPGTPSALTLLPEHPRLIVTRTMSKAFAMAGARVGYLAADPAVIDALLLVRLPYHLSALTQAAARTALKHVGALLGTVDAVKAQRDRIVEELSALGLHVVPSDANFVFFGVPGGDQKALWAKVLEHGVLIRDVGIPGMLRVTAGTESETTAFLDALKESLAVLDGES; encoded by the coding sequence GTGGACTACCGCGACCTGCCGATCCGCGACGATCTGCGGGAGCTGACGCCGTACGGCGCGCCCCAGATCGACGTGCCGTATCCGCTGAACACGAACGAGAACCCTTATGGTCCGCCGCCGGAGCTGGTGGCGGACCTGGCCAAGGCCGTCACCGACGCGGCGACCACGCTGAACCGCTACCCGGACCGCGACGCGACCGACCTGCGCAAGGACCTGGCCGACTACCTCGGCCACGGCCTGACCGCTCAGAACCTCTGGGCAGCCAACGGCTCCAACGAGGTCCTGCAGCAGATCCTCCAGGTCTTCGGCGGCCCCGGCCGCAGCGCCATCGGCTTCGAGCCCTCCTACTCGATGCACCGCCTGATCGCGCTGGCGACCGCGACCGAGTGGATCTCCGGCCTGCGCGAGGGCGACTACACGCTGGACGCCGCCAAGGCCGTGGGCGCCATCGAGGAGCACCGGCCGAACATCGTCTTCCTGACCTCGCCGAACAACCCGACCGGCACCGCGATGGAGCTGGACGTGATCCGCGCCGTGCTCAAGGCGGCCGACGGGGTCGGGGCGATGGTGGTGGTGGACGAGGCGTACTTCGAGTTCGCGCGGCCCGGGACGCCCTCGGCGCTGACGCTGCTCCCGGAGCACCCCCGGCTGATCGTCACCCGCACCATGTCGAAGGCCTTCGCCATGGCCGGCGCGCGGGTCGGCTACCTCGCCGCCGACCCGGCGGTGATCGACGCGCTGCTGCTGGTGCGGCTGCCGTACCACCTGTCGGCGCTGACGCAGGCCGCCGCGCGGACCGCGCTGAAGCACGTCGGCGCGCTGCTCGGGACGGTCGACGCGGTGAAGGCGCAGCGGGACCGCATCGTCGAGGAGTTGTCGGCGCTTGGTCTGCACGTCGTCCCGTCCGACGCGAACTTCGTGTTCTTCGGCGTCCCGGGCGGGGACCAGAAGGCGCTATGGGCCAAGGTGCTGGAGCACGGCGTCCTGATCCGCGACGTGGGCATCCCCGGCATGCTGCGGGTCACCGCCGGGACCGAGTCTGAGACGACGGCGTTCCTGGACGCCTTGAAGGAGAGCCTTGCCGTGTTGGATGGAGAATCGTGA
- the hisB gene encoding imidazoleglycerol-phosphate dehydratase HisB, producing MSRVGRVERTTGETGVLVEVDLDGTGEAEISTGVGFFDHMLHQLAKHGLFDLTVKTEGDLHIDGHHTVEDTSLALGAAFREALGTKAGLRRFADARVPLDETLAEVVVDLSGRPYLVHEMPEGLAPMIGDFDTELTRHIFESFVAQAQICLHIRVPYGRIAHHVVEAQFKALARALREACSPDPRVSGIPSTKGVL from the coding sequence GTGAGCCGCGTGGGCAGGGTGGAGCGGACGACCGGCGAGACCGGCGTCCTGGTGGAGGTCGACCTCGACGGAACCGGCGAGGCCGAGATCTCCACCGGCGTGGGCTTCTTCGACCACATGCTGCACCAGCTGGCCAAGCACGGCCTGTTCGACCTCACCGTGAAGACCGAGGGCGACCTGCACATCGACGGCCACCACACGGTCGAGGACACCTCGCTGGCCCTGGGCGCCGCGTTCCGCGAGGCGCTGGGGACCAAGGCGGGCCTGCGCCGGTTCGCCGACGCCCGGGTCCCGCTGGACGAGACCCTGGCCGAGGTGGTCGTTGACCTGTCCGGGCGCCCCTACCTGGTGCACGAGATGCCCGAGGGCCTGGCGCCGATGATCGGGGACTTCGACACCGAGCTGACCCGGCACATCTTCGAGTCGTTCGTGGCGCAGGCGCAGATCTGCCTGCACATCCGCGTGCCCTACGGCCGCATCGCGCACCACGTGGTCGAGGCCCAGTTCAAGGCCCTGGCCAGGGCGCTTCGGGAGGCCTGCTCGCCGGACCCTAGAGTGAGCGGTATTCCGAGCACGAAGGGTGTCCTTTAG
- the hisH gene encoding imidazole glycerol phosphate synthase subunit HisH: protein MSKPTVVVLDYGSGNIRSAERALERAGAQVTVTADVDAALNADGLFVPGVGAYAACMAGLKAVKGDRIIGRRLAGGRPVLGICVGMQILFERGVEHGVETAGCDEWPGTVERLDAPIIPHMGWNTLDVPEGSRLFAGIEADARFYFVHSYGVRKWELTDTGRMAAPLVTWATHGEPFVAAVENGPLSATQFHPEKSGDAGAHVLENWLKQLA from the coding sequence GTGAGCAAACCCACGGTCGTGGTCCTGGACTACGGCTCCGGCAACATCCGGTCGGCCGAGCGGGCCCTGGAGCGCGCCGGCGCGCAGGTCACCGTGACCGCCGACGTCGATGCCGCGCTGAACGCCGACGGGCTGTTCGTCCCCGGGGTCGGCGCGTACGCGGCGTGCATGGCCGGGCTCAAGGCCGTCAAGGGCGACCGGATCATCGGGCGGCGGCTGGCCGGCGGCCGGCCGGTGCTGGGGATCTGCGTCGGCATGCAGATCCTGTTCGAGCGCGGGGTGGAGCACGGCGTGGAGACCGCCGGGTGCGACGAGTGGCCCGGGACCGTGGAGCGGCTGGACGCGCCGATCATCCCGCACATGGGGTGGAACACGCTGGACGTCCCCGAGGGCTCGCGGCTGTTCGCCGGGATCGAGGCGGACGCGCGGTTCTACTTCGTTCACTCCTACGGAGTGCGCAAGTGGGAGCTGACCGACACCGGACGGATGGCCGCGCCGTTGGTGACGTGGGCGACCCACGGGGAGCCGTTCGTCGCCGCGGTGGAGAACGGTCCGCTGTCGGCCACGCAGTTCCACCCGGAGAAATCCGGTGACGCCGGTGCGCATGTGCTGGAGAACTGGCTCAAGCAGCTCGCCTGA
- the priA gene encoding bifunctional 1-(5-phosphoribosyl)-5-((5-phosphoribosylamino)methylideneamino)imidazole-4-carboxamide isomerase/phosphoribosylanthranilate isomerase PriA produces the protein MSGNLELLPAVDVADGQAVRLVQGAAGSETSYGDPLAAALAWQSAGAEWIHLVDLDAAFGRGTNADLLAVVIGSVDVKVELSGGIRDSVSLRRALATGCARVNLGTAALERPEWVAEVIAEHGDKIAVGLDVRGTTLSARGWTQEGGQLFEVLQRLDADGCARYVVTDVNRDGTLTGPNLDLLRDVCAVTDKPVVASGGVSSLADLEALATLVPIGVEGAIVGKALYAGAFTLEEALELTRSA, from the coding sequence ATGTCCGGCAACCTCGAACTCCTGCCCGCCGTCGACGTCGCCGACGGCCAGGCCGTCCGCCTCGTGCAGGGCGCCGCCGGCTCCGAGACGTCCTACGGCGACCCGCTCGCCGCCGCGCTGGCCTGGCAGAGCGCCGGGGCGGAGTGGATCCACCTGGTGGACCTGGACGCCGCCTTCGGGCGGGGGACCAACGCCGACCTGCTGGCCGTCGTGATCGGCTCGGTGGACGTGAAGGTCGAGCTCTCCGGCGGCATCCGCGACAGCGTGTCGCTCAGGCGCGCGCTGGCCACCGGTTGCGCCCGCGTCAACCTCGGCACCGCCGCCCTGGAGCGCCCGGAGTGGGTGGCCGAGGTGATCGCCGAGCACGGCGACAAGATCGCGGTCGGCCTGGACGTGCGCGGCACCACCCTCTCCGCGCGCGGCTGGACCCAGGAGGGCGGCCAGTTGTTCGAGGTGCTGCAGCGCCTGGACGCCGACGGCTGCGCGCGCTACGTGGTCACCGACGTCAACCGCGACGGCACCCTGACCGGGCCGAACCTGGACCTGCTGCGCGACGTCTGCGCGGTCACCGACAAGCCGGTCGTGGCCTCCGGCGGGGTGTCCTCGCTGGCTGATCTGGAAGCGCTGGCGACGCTGGTGCCGATCGGCGTCGAGGGCGCTATCGTCGGCAAGGCGCTCTATGCGGGCGCCTTCACGCTTGAAGAAGCCCTCGAACTCACCAGGAGCGCGTGA
- a CDS encoding RidA family protein, with protein MSSIQRIGSDGQWENEYGYSRVVVAGPHAWVAGCTATVDGVVQGNGDPAAQMKVALETARKALEQVGFGLHDVVRTRWYVVHARDVAEVGRAHGEVFAECRPAATALVVSGLIDPGMLVEVELDAYRSQSA; from the coding sequence ATGAGCAGCATCCAGCGGATCGGCTCCGACGGGCAGTGGGAGAACGAGTACGGGTACTCCCGTGTGGTCGTCGCCGGCCCCCACGCGTGGGTGGCGGGCTGCACCGCCACCGTCGACGGCGTGGTGCAGGGCAACGGCGACCCGGCTGCGCAGATGAAGGTCGCGCTGGAGACTGCTCGCAAGGCGCTGGAGCAGGTTGGGTTCGGACTGCATGATGTGGTGCGGACGCGTTGGTACGTGGTGCACGCCCGGGACGTCGCCGAGGTGGGGCGGGCGCACGGCGAGGTCTTCGCCGAGTGCCGGCCGGCTGCCACGGCACTGGTGGTGTCGGGGCTGATCGACCCCGGGATGCTGGTCGAGGTGGAGTTGGACGCCTACCGGTCGCAGAGCGCGTGA
- the hisF gene encoding imidazole glycerol phosphate synthase subunit HisF yields the protein MSTAALGQLAVRVIPCLDVDAGRVVKGVNFENLRDAGDPVELARAYDAAGADELTFLDVTASSDARETVYDVVGRTADQVFIPLTVGGGVRTVLDVDRLLRAGADKVGVNTAAVARPELIAEIADRFGNQVLVLSVDARRCPQGVSTDSGFEVTTHGGRQSTGIDAVAWAARAAELGAGEILLNSIDADGMKQGFDLEMLAAVRAAVTVPLIASGGAGAREHFVPAVGAGADAVLAASVFHFGDVTIGEVKDSLRGAGYPVR from the coding sequence GTGAGCACCGCCGCCCTCGGCCAGCTGGCCGTCCGCGTGATCCCGTGCCTGGACGTCGACGCCGGCCGGGTGGTCAAGGGCGTGAACTTCGAGAACCTGCGCGACGCCGGGGACCCGGTGGAGCTGGCGCGCGCCTACGACGCGGCCGGAGCGGACGAGCTGACCTTCCTGGACGTGACGGCGTCCTCGGACGCGCGCGAGACGGTGTACGACGTGGTCGGCCGCACGGCCGACCAGGTCTTCATCCCGCTGACCGTCGGCGGCGGCGTGCGCACGGTGCTTGACGTGGACCGCCTGCTGCGCGCCGGAGCCGACAAGGTCGGCGTGAACACGGCGGCGGTGGCACGGCCGGAGCTGATCGCCGAGATCGCCGACCGCTTCGGCAACCAGGTCCTGGTGCTCTCGGTGGACGCGCGGCGCTGCCCGCAGGGCGTGAGCACGGACTCAGGCTTCGAGGTCACCACCCACGGCGGCCGTCAGTCCACCGGCATCGACGCGGTGGCCTGGGCGGCGCGGGCGGCGGAGCTCGGCGCGGGGGAGATCCTGCTGAACTCGATCGACGCCGACGGAATGAAGCAGGGCTTCGACCTGGAGATGCTGGCCGCGGTGCGCGCCGCGGTGACCGTCCCGCTGATCGCCTCCGGCGGCGCGGGCGCGCGGGAGCACTTCGTACCGGCGGTGGGGGCGGGGGCCGACGCGGTGTTGGCGGCTTCGGTGTTCCACTTCGGGGATGTGACGATCGGGGAGGTCAAGGATTCGCTGCGTGGGGCGGGGTATCCGGTGCGGTAG
- a CDS encoding ABC transporter ATP-binding protein, with protein MIEARSLTKRYGDKTAVSDLSFTVRPGVVTGFLGPNGAGKSTTMRMILGLDRPSSGSVTVNGKAYAEHSAPLHEVGALLEAKAVHTGRSAYNHLLALAATTGIERSRVDEVIDLVGLREVAKKRAGGFSLGMGQRLGIASALLGDPDTLILDEPVNGLDPEGILWIRNLLKDLASENRTIFVSSHLMSEMALTAEHLIVIGQGKLIADTSVAEFISRASTGSVKVRTPEAAKLRELLAGPDVTVSSSVEGTLQVQGLTSDRIGTIAAENRITLFELAPHEASLEEAFMELTGDAVEYRAPAPASATTTDVEVNA; from the coding sequence ATGATCGAGGCACGCAGCCTGACTAAACGCTACGGCGACAAGACCGCCGTCTCCGACTTGTCCTTCACGGTGCGCCCTGGGGTGGTGACTGGTTTCCTGGGGCCGAACGGTGCTGGGAAGTCCACCACCATGCGCATGATTCTGGGGCTGGACCGGCCGAGCTCCGGTTCGGTGACCGTCAATGGCAAGGCCTATGCCGAGCACTCCGCTCCGCTGCATGAGGTCGGTGCTCTGTTGGAGGCCAAGGCCGTCCACACCGGGCGCAGCGCCTACAACCATCTGCTCGCGCTGGCCGCGACCACCGGGATCGAGCGGTCTCGGGTCGACGAGGTCATCGACCTCGTGGGTCTGCGCGAGGTGGCCAAGAAGCGCGCTGGGGGGTTCTCGCTCGGTATGGGGCAGCGGCTCGGTATCGCCAGCGCTTTGCTGGGCGATCCGGACACGCTGATCCTGGACGAGCCGGTGAACGGGTTGGACCCCGAGGGCATCCTGTGGATCCGGAACCTGCTCAAGGACCTGGCTTCTGAGAACCGGACCATCTTCGTCTCCAGCCACCTGATGTCCGAGATGGCGCTCACCGCTGAGCACCTGATCGTGATCGGGCAGGGCAAGTTGATCGCCGACACGTCGGTGGCCGAGTTCATCTCGCGGGCCTCGACCGGCAGTGTCAAGGTGCGTACTCCGGAGGCTGCGAAGCTGCGGGAGTTGCTGGCCGGGCCGGATGTCACCGTGTCCTCCTCTGTCGAGGGGACGCTGCAGGTCCAGGGGCTCACCAGCGATCGGATCGGCACCATCGCGGCGGAGAACCGGATCACACTGTTCGAGCTGGCGCCGCACGAGGCTTCGCTGGAGGAGGCGTTCATGGAGCTCACCGGCGACGCCGTGGAGTACCGTGCGCCGGCACCGGCCAGCGCGACCACCACTGACGTCGAGGTGAACGCATGA
- a CDS encoding ABC transporter permease subunit encodes MTAVTQAPAPVRRVHTGKVTQGRVIKSEWIKFRTLRSSRWSLIAGVGAMIAIALLFSLAMKSHYPHMSHARQKEVDPVADPMRGVFLGQLAVGVLGVMMITGEYTTGMIRASLAAAPKRLPVLWAKALVFTVVAWTIMTITAFVCFFLAQSIFSSIHLNKSLSDPGVLRAVFGEGLYLTVVGLLGVALGAIIRSTAGAIAALFGILLVLPVLGEVLNLTSWGDHVNPYLPSNAGQQIMALTTTSPDMKPWPGFLLFLGYAVVAMAAAAFLLKKRDA; translated from the coding sequence ATGACCGCCGTCACGCAGGCGCCGGCTCCGGTGCGCCGGGTCCACACCGGCAAGGTCACCCAGGGTCGGGTGATCAAGAGTGAGTGGATCAAGTTCCGGACGCTGCGCTCCTCGCGCTGGTCGCTGATCGCCGGGGTCGGGGCGATGATCGCCATCGCGCTGCTGTTCAGCCTGGCGATGAAGAGCCACTACCCGCACATGAGCCACGCCCGGCAGAAGGAGGTCGACCCGGTCGCCGACCCGATGCGCGGGGTGTTCCTCGGGCAGTTGGCGGTCGGGGTGCTCGGGGTCATGATGATCACCGGTGAGTACACCACCGGCATGATCCGGGCCTCGCTGGCCGCCGCGCCCAAGCGGCTGCCGGTGCTGTGGGCCAAGGCGCTGGTGTTCACGGTCGTGGCCTGGACGATCATGACGATCACCGCGTTCGTCTGCTTCTTCCTCGCGCAGTCGATCTTCTCCTCGATCCACCTGAACAAGTCGCTCTCCGACCCGGGTGTGCTGCGCGCGGTGTTCGGCGAGGGCCTGTACCTGACGGTGGTCGGGCTGCTGGGTGTCGCTCTGGGGGCGATCATCCGCAGCACCGCCGGGGCCATCGCGGCGCTGTTCGGGATCCTGCTGGTGCTGCCGGTGCTCGGCGAGGTCCTCAACCTCACCTCCTGGGGCGACCACGTCAACCCCTACCTGCCGAGCAACGCCGGGCAGCAGATCATGGCGCTGACCACGACTTCGCCGGACATGAAGCCGTGGCCCGGGTTCCTGCTGTTCCTTGGTTACGCTGTGGTGGCGATGGCCGCGGCGGCCTTCCTGCTCAAGAAGCGAGACGCGTGA
- a CDS encoding sensor histidine kinase → MTSATVPEDPGSRRGLRAVVDAPTAVSAWLSSPGMKRFLQAAGLENLVRRGQRWTSSHSTIVDSVLVAAVLVPLSGHQALHPARHAVLGWVLQFAFFVPLALRRRFPSAVFAIVAGAALVQWVAGLVMAMPPEDFALLIALYTVAAHTSIRRCLAAIGVMEVGAVLVAVSWPYQGAALRVFVFVSGMVTAAAVLGVNTRTRRAYFATLEERARRLEFERDQQAQIAAAAERASIAREVHDVVTHSLSVMVALTDGASYAVHTAPDRAAEAVAKASEVGRQAITDMQRVLGVLRGSAGATMAELHPQPGLAQLDTLLAEVRVAGLPVELVVSGARPDLSSGVELAVFRVVQEALTNTRKHAEPGASARVRLDFAADAVAVTVLDDGATADVKPDAAGGHGIAGMKERIAAYGGELEAGPRGIGRGWRVHARVPVAALGAEAGPA, encoded by the coding sequence GTGACCTCAGCGACCGTCCCCGAAGACCCCGGCAGCCGCCGGGGCCTTCGGGCTGTCGTGGACGCGCCGACCGCCGTGTCGGCGTGGCTGAGCTCGCCGGGGATGAAGCGCTTCCTGCAGGCCGCCGGGCTGGAGAACCTGGTGCGGCGCGGGCAGCGGTGGACCTCGTCCCATTCCACGATCGTGGACTCCGTGCTCGTCGCGGCGGTCCTGGTCCCGCTCAGCGGGCATCAGGCCCTGCATCCGGCGCGCCACGCTGTGCTGGGCTGGGTGCTTCAGTTCGCCTTCTTTGTGCCGCTGGCGCTGCGGCGCCGGTTCCCCAGCGCGGTGTTCGCCATCGTGGCCGGCGCCGCGCTCGTGCAGTGGGTCGCGGGCCTGGTGATGGCGATGCCGCCGGAGGACTTCGCGCTGCTGATCGCGCTCTACACGGTCGCCGCGCACACCTCGATCCGCCGCTGCCTGGCCGCGATCGGCGTCATGGAGGTCGGCGCGGTGCTGGTCGCGGTGTCGTGGCCGTACCAGGGCGCGGCGCTGCGGGTCTTCGTGTTCGTCTCCGGCATGGTCACGGCCGCCGCGGTGCTCGGCGTCAACACCCGCACCCGGCGCGCCTACTTCGCGACGCTGGAGGAACGCGCGCGCCGCCTGGAGTTCGAGCGCGACCAGCAGGCGCAGATCGCCGCCGCCGCCGAGCGCGCCTCGATCGCGCGGGAGGTGCACGACGTCGTCACGCACAGCCTGTCGGTGATGGTCGCCCTCACCGACGGCGCCTCCTACGCGGTGCACACCGCGCCGGACCGCGCGGCCGAGGCCGTCGCGAAGGCCTCCGAGGTCGGGCGGCAGGCGATCACGGACATGCAGCGGGTCCTGGGCGTCCTGCGCGGCTCGGCCGGCGCCACGATGGCCGAGCTGCACCCGCAGCCCGGGCTCGCGCAGCTGGACACGCTGCTCGCCGAGGTGCGGGTGGCCGGGCTGCCGGTGGAGCTGGTGGTCAGCGGCGCGCGGCCGGACCTGTCCTCGGGCGTGGAGCTGGCGGTGTTCCGGGTCGTGCAGGAGGCGCTGACCAACACCCGCAAGCACGCCGAGCCCGGCGCGTCGGCGCGGGTGCGGCTGGACTTCGCGGCGGACGCCGTGGCCGTGACGGTGCTGGACGACGGTGCGACGGCGGATGTGAAGCCCGATGCGGCCGGCGGACACGGGATCGCCGGCATGAAGGAACGGATAGCGGCGTACGGCGGGGAGCTGGAAGCCGGGCCGCGCGGTATCGGGCGGGGGTGGCGGGTGCATGCCCGGGTGCCGGTGGCGGCCCTCGGCGCCGAGGCGGGCCCGGCATGA